The sequence TCTATCGCGTCGCCAGGATCAAGACGCTGGGGATTTATGATTGGCGCTTCGCATGACCGGGCCGCTATCGGCCATTCTCGGCTTCGGCCTGTTCGGCGTTTTCTGCCTCGCCTTCACCGAGAAGATCCTGCCGATCCCGCCCTCGCATGTGCTGCTGCTGTTCCTCGGCATGACGGCGGCGCCGGATGTGTCCACACTGGCAATCCTGCTGGCGGTGACGACGCTTGCCTCCTTCACCGGCTGCCTCGTCTGGTATGGGGTTGGTCGCCGGATCGGATTTGATCGTGCCGACAGGCTGATCGAACGGGTCGGCAGATATGTCTTCCTGCGCCCGGCAACCTACCGCAAGCTCGGCCAGGCCTATCGCCGCAATCATGTGCGGGTGTCGCTGCTGGCGCAGTTCATCCCGACGGTGCGCAACTACCTGCCGATCGCGGCCGGCGCGCTTTGTCTGCCGGCTCTGCCCTTCGCGATCGCTACGCTGCTCGGCGCTACGCTGTGGAACTTCGGCTTTCTCGTAACCGGCTATCTCTTGCGCGGCAGCGGCCAGAACTCCTTCACTGTGGGCTTCCGTATCATTGTCATCGTGGTGGCGCTGGAGACGGCCTTCATGCTGGCGCTGCGCTATGGTCCCGCATGGCGGCGGCGCATCAGGCTGATGCTCGGCTGAGCGCACAGGACCAGTCATGGGATAAGCTCCGCCATCGGCTTTCCTTCGCTCGGCCGGCGGTGTTTAGTCCGGCCATGGCTTTCACCATCCGCCAGTTGCAGTTCTTCATCGCCGTCGCCGAGCAGGGCACGGTGTCGGGCGCGGCACAAAACCTCTCCATCTCGCAATCGTCCGTCACCGAAGCGATCAAGGAACTCGAAAGCGATCTCGGCGTCGAACTGTTCGAGCGTCATCCGCGCGGCCTCAACATCACCCACAAAGGCCACCAGTTCCTGCGTCACGCGACCAAGATCCTCGCCGACGTCTCCGACGCCCGCCGTTCTTTTTCTGGCGAACAGGCTGTGGCGGGTGGCCGGCTGCAACTCGGCGTCACCTCGCTGGTCGCCGGCTATGTGTTGTCGGATCTGCTCTCCCGCTACCGTCGCGCCTATCCGGGCGTCGAGGTCTCGGCCATCGAGGACAATGGCGACTATCTCGAACATCTCCTGATCGGCGGCAAGCTCGACATCGCCGTCATGGTCACCTCCAATTTGCGCGACCGTACCGCGCTGCAATCGGAAATCCTCGAAGTCTCGGCCTACCGCCTGTGGCTGCCGCTCGGCCATCCGCTCGCCAGTGCCGACATCATCAGCATTGGCGATATCGCTGGCGAGCCGCTGATCATGCTGACTGTTGACGAAATCGAGGAGAACACGGGAAAACTGCTGACGGCGATCGGCGCCAAGCCGCATGTCGCCTTCCGCACCCGTTCCGTGGAGGCAGTGCGCAGCCTGGTCGCCACCGGCGCCGGCGTGGCGCTGCTCCCCGACCTCGTCTACCGGCCATGGTCGCTGGAAGGCGACCGCATCGAATCGCGCGATATTTCCGGCTCCTTGCCGGTGGTGCAAGTCGGCATGGTCTGGCGGCGCGGCTCCGGCCTGCCGCAGGCGGCGCGCGACTTCATCGGCCTTGCCCAGTCGCAGCGGACGGTCCGTCGCTAGAGCGGGATGAATTTAGGTTGGTACATACCCGGCCTCGGTGAAGTAATTTCTGCATTCGGTTGAAGTGACGGTGCCGAGGATCTGACCGATGGCTTCGCAGACGGTCTCGACTGTTCGTCTGGCAGCCTTGCGCAGCCAATGCTTGAGCTTGGCGAAGAGCTTCTCGATGGGGTTCAGATCGGGCGAGTATTTGGGCAGCAAGAACAACCTGGCGCCGGCCGCGCGGATGGCGCGGCGCACGGCCTTGCCTTTATGTGAGCCGAGATTGTCCATGATGACGAT is a genomic window of Mesorhizobium huakuii containing:
- a CDS encoding DedA family protein, which encodes MTGPLSAILGFGLFGVFCLAFTEKILPIPPSHVLLLFLGMTAAPDVSTLAILLAVTTLASFTGCLVWYGVGRRIGFDRADRLIERVGRYVFLRPATYRKLGQAYRRNHVRVSLLAQFIPTVRNYLPIAAGALCLPALPFAIATLLGATLWNFGFLVTGYLLRGSGQNSFTVGFRIIVIVVALETAFMLALRYGPAWRRRIRLMLG
- a CDS encoding LysR family transcriptional regulator, giving the protein MAFTIRQLQFFIAVAEQGTVSGAAQNLSISQSSVTEAIKELESDLGVELFERHPRGLNITHKGHQFLRHATKILADVSDARRSFSGEQAVAGGRLQLGVTSLVAGYVLSDLLSRYRRAYPGVEVSAIEDNGDYLEHLLIGGKLDIAVMVTSNLRDRTALQSEILEVSAYRLWLPLGHPLASADIISIGDIAGEPLIMLTVDEIEENTGKLLTAIGAKPHVAFRTRSVEAVRSLVATGAGVALLPDLVYRPWSLEGDRIESRDISGSLPVVQVGMVWRRGSGLPQAARDFIGLAQSQRTVRR